A stretch of Pseudophryne corroboree isolate aPseCor3 chromosome 9, aPseCor3.hap2, whole genome shotgun sequence DNA encodes these proteins:
- the LOC134958179 gene encoding serine/arginine repetitive matrix protein 1-like: MSKDKQTRSAPSPTPSDLSLHSNEEWEPTQEADTTDQACSDQPRSSRAHEKSKKKPSRKARSQPEEQSEEEASGEDAGPKKSRGPRYTEAENCTLVDCVDRSYDVLYGLRAQTTAARTKRSIWESIASQVTAISGNRRSTRNCLKRYSDCRRQTKKKMGIQRRHETATGGGPALNLKWLPWEDVIRRRMNPAMVEGVRGGVDSSRPAGFPEEEEPPRRRKKAGDKPSKRRSDDRPAQRTSPAHRTSPAHGPSPVQQASAAARGPSTAPQASRAHRSSPVRHSSSSRSLSPVHQTTSAHRLSPVRQTPSATTPQDGRQTTAPARRPSPDRRLSRSSGTVTEEPQDTTLVDPSPDLFESTGLTDETFLGFEDSRADVSSQTLEKSSETRTSGAPGAAASQDEEVVPRTSSGLASGIGSYFRPDLLLQESSEDDEVEVQEAPVATSLSAQIQVVADIQEGQNPSTVQRVHTLASEIGTRQDTYTNVVGSRLDNIERTMEKMANSLLELQKTLSDSTATILQVRMQDHRENMDVLNILAESMTRLVDNTSCLAESNKNMSESHRHSSSSQQVIATTLQMIHDKLPGSAHQYAGDPPYPPSQATRTPRTLPQVPSQYRQSQMYQGYTGMYPTPQMPPPPATQSSAAWAQRPRQHTTQPSRTSTPYQGEEEDPDRLPP; encoded by the exons atgtcaaaggacaagcagacccgatccgccccttcccccaccccctcagatctatccctgcatagcaacgaggagtgggagccaacccaggaggcggatacgaccgaccaggcatgtagtgaccagccgcggtcgtcaagggcccatgagaagtccaagaaaaagcctagtagaaag gcaagaagccagccagaggagcagtcggaggaggaagcctctggtgaagatgcaggaccgaaaaagtcgcgtggacccagatacactgaggcggaaaactgtaccctagtggattgcgtcgacaggtcctacgacgttttgtatggactaagggcacagacaacagcagctaggacaaagcgaagcatctgggaatccattgcgagtcaagtcactgcaatatctggaaaccgccggagcaccagaaattgcttgaagcggtacagtgattgccgtagacagaccaagaagaagatggggattcagcgccgacatgagacagctacgggaggtggcccggctctcaacctgaagtggctaccctgggaggatgttattagaaggcgcatgaaccctgccatggtcgaaggagttcgcggaggtgtggactctagccgtcctgctggctttcccgaggaggaagaaccgcccagaagacggaagaaggcgggagataagccgtccaaaaggaggtctgatg acaggcctgcccagaggacatcacctgcgcacaggacatcgccagcgcacggaccgtcacctgtgcagcaggcatcggcagcagcgcgcggaccatcaactgcgccgcaagcatcgcgagcacacagatcgtcacctgtgcgccacagttcgtcatcgcgcagtttgtcacctgtgcaccagacgacgtcagcgcacagactatcacctgtgcgccagacaccgtcggcgaccacaccacaagatgggcgccaaactacagctcctgcgcgcaggccgtcaccagatcgtcgtctctccaggagctctgggactgtgactgaagagcctcaagacacaacccttgtggacccatcacccgatctgtttgagtctacagggttaacagacgaaacttttcttgggtttgaggacagccgtgcagacgtatccagccagacccttgaaaagtcttccgaaacgaggacaagtggagctcctggagcagcggcatcacaggatgaagaag tggtgccacgaaccagcagcggactagcttcggggattggttcctacttcaggccggatctcctcctacaggagtcgtcagaggatgacgaggtggaagtgcaggaggctccagttgctacatccctgt ctgcccaaatccaagtggtggcagacatccaggaagggcagaatccctcaactgttcagagggttcacaccctggcatcagagattgggacacgccaggatacatacacaaatgtcgtgggaagcagactggacaacattgagaggacaatggagaaaatggcaaacagtctgcttgaactgcaaaagactctttccgacagcacggccacaatactacaggtCAGAATGCAAGATCATAGGGAGAATATGGACGTACTTAacattctggccgaatccatgacccggctcgtggacaacacttcatgtctggcagaaagcaataaaaacatgtcggagagtcatcgacactcctcatccagccaacaggtcatcgcaaccacactgcagatgatccaTGATAAGCTCCCAGGATCAGCTCATCaatacgctggtgatccaccatatccgccgtcgcaagccacaaggacgcctcgtacccttcctcaagtcccatcccagtacagacagtcacagatgtaccagggatatacagggatgtaccccaccccccagatgcctccaccaccggccacacaatcttcagccgcatgggcacagaggcCCAGACAACATACTACCCAGCCTTCCAGGACATCgacgccctatcagggggaagaagaggatccggacagacttccaccataa
- the LOC134958180 gene encoding putative nuclease HARBI1: protein MEPFSDQIVMFMLAASMMEEESADEHQDPGQQMSALGEPVLRVSFPRPRQYRTRRELEDLSEFEVIQNYRLSTRDIYSLYALLEANLEPRARTNRAISGFQKLLGTLHFLASGTFQPTLSQTCGFSQSTLSRCITQVIRAFRKLTIQNITFPETDSECREIKLGFFNKYKFPNVLGAIDCTHVQIRPPRNSEECFRNRKQFHSLNVQAVCDVNMRFLNIFVGFPGSSHDSFILSQSSLFDKFETGNMPGGWLLGDAGYPNKPWLLTPLSNPVGRAEKRYQETHIASRQIIERAFGVLKSRFRCLDTSGGALLYSPSKVCGMVNACCILHNICVANRLPVTLRRSAFRCGNRSSALPVGMDEGEDSRRTLIQNYFAVA from the exons atggagcctttttctgaccagattgtgatgttcatgctggctgcaagcatgatggaggaagaaagtgctgatgaacatcaggatccaggtcagcaaatgtctgcattgggtgagccagtattgcgggtttcatttccacgtccacgccagtatcgcactaggcgtgaactggaggatctcagcgagttcgaggtgatacaaaattatcgcttatcgactcgcgacatatattcgctgtacgctctgttggaggccaacttggaacctcgggcacggacaaatcgtgcaatcagcggttttcagaaactgctggggacgttacattttttggcgtcaggcacattccagcctacactgtctcaaacatgcggtttttcacagtcgacactgtcgcgctgtataacccaggtaattagggctttccgcaaattgacgatccagaacatcacatttccagagacggacagcgaatgtcgtgagatcaaattaggctttttcaacaaatacaaatttcccaatgtgctgggcgcgattgactgtacccacgtgcagatcagaccgccacggaattcagaggaatgttttcggaaccgaaaacagttccattccctgaacgttcaggcggtctgtgatgtaaacatgagatttttgaacatttttgtgggatttcctggatcatctcacgactccttcatcctaagccagtcatcgctgtttgacaagttcgaaacaggaaacatgcctggtggctggctgttag gcgatgcgggttatccaaacaaaccgtggctgttgaccccattgtctaatcctgttggtagagcagaaaaacgttaccaagagacacacattgcatcgaggcaaataattgaacgtgccttcggtgtacttaaaagccggtttcgatgtttagacacttccggcggtgctcttttgtactcaccgtcgaaggtttgcggcatggtaaatgcatgttgtattttacacaacatatgtgtcgcaaaccgtttgccggtgactcttcgtcgcagtgctttccgatgcgggaaccggtcttctgctctaccggtgggtatggacgaaggagaggattcccggcggacattgatccaaaattattttgcagttgcct ag